GGAGGGGGCCAGCCACGGCTGCCACCCTCTTTGTGGTGGATGCTACGATagtggcgaggaccaaagcctgagccccAGCCTACTGGGACCATAGGCCTTTgtccgacacatcctcaacgccgccttcccgccaaggtactgACCACCAAcgaacatcctgaaatactctagggaaacaaactccagactatggctcgaggattatcgacttgcctgccaagccaatggggcggataatgatgatttcattatcctcaaccttccattgttcttggccaattcggcaTGGACATGGTTAgaacacctttcgcccaacagaatccaaagttgggtggacctgaaagagatcttcatggggaacttccagggcacatacaagcgtcctaggaacccatgggatctcaagaactactAGTAGAAGGCCGAAGAGACCCTATGTGGGTACATCTTatgcttctcccggcagtgcaacaaGCTGCCTAACATCATCGATGCTgacattataggagctttcctatctgggaccacctgtgagtcctagGTTCACAaactaggacataagggcccatgaaccagaaaggagctcctcgacattgccaccagccaagcctcaggtgaggaggcggttggagtgatctttgaccacctcaaaggcaaggcaaagtgggacgaggacgccggtgagggtgcctccaaccgtcctatcaagaagaagaacaagcagtgacgCGAGGGCTCACTCATGGCCACCGCCGATTGTaggggggtcagaagcccacggagggtaccccgaaccactttgagaagctccTCGAGGGGCCATacctgaaccatgccttccccatcaagcatctgtacaaggactacggcctcatgaagcggttcttgtctggaggctctaGCAAGGGGGAGCACGGGAAGGACCCTGACCCGACCGCGGACGACGTCGAGGGGAAGGACATCTACTTTTCgacgctagatggctgcctcatgatctttagggggtcagtagcctatgactccaagcgtcgttaGAAGCTCATGCGCTACGAGGTCTATACGACTGAGCCGGCCAcacctaccttcctccgatggtcggagtccgccataacctttgatcagactgaCCACCCAGAGAGCATCCCACAGCTGGGTGAAATCCACTCATGGTCAACTCGATCATCATCACAAAGTGGCtctccaaggtactgatggacggaggcagcggcctcaacatcatgtacgtcgAGACGCTCGACTCCATGGGCATTGACCGATCGCTCATCCGGCCGACCAgagtgcctttccacggcatcgtgcctggaaagcaggccgtgccacttgggcaTATCGATCTGTTCATCACCTTTGAGGATctatccaattataggatggagacccttaccttcgaggtggttgggttccatggaacctaccacgccatcctaggacgaccatgctatgtgaagttcatggccgtccccaactacacctacctaaagccaAAGATGCTGAGCCCAGGTAGGATCATCAcaatcggcacctccttctagcatgcctacaagtgcgaggtcgagtgctatgaTCACGCcgcggcaatcgtcgcctccaaggagcCTGCGGCCATCAGGAatgaggtcaccgaagaagcacctgaccccaagcGGTCAACCGAGTCTTTTGAGCCGGCGGAGGGTGCTAAGGAGGTTctcatagaccctagcagctCCAAGAGCAAGGTGGTGCGCATTAGCACCGCGCTTTCCTCTGAATaagaaagcgcgctcatcgacttcctctgtgtcaacaaagacatctttgcatggaaaccctgaGGGAAGTCattgagcataccttgaagatcaagccaggctccaagccgatgaaaCAACGCTAGCATCGCTTCAATGACagaaagcacagggccatcggtgaggagatcgcaaagcttttggcagccgggttcatcaaggaagtgtaccaccccgagtggttagcaaatcccattcttgtatgaaaaaagagtgggaaatggaggatgtgtgttgactatatgggtctcaaaaaagcgtgcccaaaggatctgttccctttgccatgcatagaccaagtagtcaactccacctcagggtgcaaaaccctttgcttccttgatgcgtactccaggtaccattagatcacgatgaaagagttcgaccagctcgtgatgtctttcatcaccccattcgaatcattctgctatgtcacaatgctatttggtctgaagaacactggggctacgtatcagcattgtatgctcaagtgtttcggcaACCTCgttgggcgaaccattgaggcctacgtagacgacatcgtggtcaagtccaaacacgCTGACCAAGTCATAGCTAACCTTGAGAAAACCTTCACCAAACTCCGAGCAAacagcattaagctcaaccctaagaaatgtgttttcggggtcccgagggatATGCTACTAggttttatcgtctccgagcgtggcatcgagtccaacccagagaagatctcggccatcacaaggatgggcctgattcagaacataaagggggtacatcgagttatagggtgcctcgccgcacttagccgctttatctcgtgcctcagcgaatgaggtctccccctttattggcTTCTGAAGAAGGTCGATCGCTTCGAATGGATgctcgaggcccaggaggcgcttgacatggtcaagcagctcctAACGAAGGCTCTAATCTTGGTCCCTCTGACCGACAGAGAgccacttctgctctacattataGCCACCATGCAGGTGGTCAGCGCCACCTTGGTGGTGGAGccagaagaagaggggcacaccctcaaagtacagcgcCCATGAACTTCATTAGCAAAGTgttgtccgattccaagacccgctacccccaaatctagaaactcctatatgccgtcctcatcgccaagaggaagttgcgccgctactttgagtcacatccagtgatggtcatgacatccttcccccttggcgaggtcatccaaaactaggatgccacgggaagGATTGtgaagtgggcgctcgagctgatagGTCAAggcattgcgtatgcctcccagacggccatcaagtcccaagtgctgtctgatttcattgcagagtggaccgaggtccaaatgccaccagcagtcatcaaccaagagtactagacgatgtactttgatggatcactgatgaagaaaggcgccgacGTAGGGCTAGTCTTTGTTTCGCCTCTCggagtacgcatgaggtacatggttcgcatccattttccctcctccaacaatgtggccgaatacgaggcactcatcaatggtttgtgcatcgccatcgagcttaaTATCCGATGCCTCAATGTCTAGGGTGACTCCAAGctagtcattgaccaagtcatgaaggagtcaagctaccacaacgccaagatggctgcatactgctgAGAAAGTCcactagctagaggacaagtttgatggcctcgagGTCAACCACATCTCAaggcgtctcaatgaggcggccgatgtGCTAGCGAAAATAGCGTCCGGCTGAGAGCCAGTGCCGTCCAGTGTCTTAGCTAGCGATCAGCACCAGCCCTCGGTCCActatgaggagccagaacaagTCAGTGGTGGACCCTCTACCCTTGGCTTAGGGGCTCACCAACTATCGGCTCCATTCGACCCTAAAGTCATAGAGCTCgatgaggatccagcgacagagcctgaccctctggtcgactagaagacaccttaccttgactacctcctctatgaggCGTTGCCGAtggacaagacggaagctcgacGACTCGCACATTGCgctaagtcctttgtccttattgagggcaaactctacaaatgaagccacactGAGATCCTGTAGTGCTGCATCCCTATCGAATAGGGGAAGTGGCTATTGAGCGACATCCATGATGGGGTCTAGGGTCACCATGCCGTGTCGAGGACACTGGTCAAAAACACATTCTGTCAAGGCTTCTACTGGTTGACCATAGTAGCCGACGCCAAAAAGATTGTGTGCACCTGCAAAGGGTGTAAGTACTATGCTAGGTAGACCCACTTgccagcccaagcactctagacgatctccatcatgtggtcgttcatggtctgggggctcgatctagtcgaacctctcaaaagagcgcttgggggctatacccacttgcttgtcaccatagacaagtttacaaagtggatagaggcccaaccaatctccatgatcaagtccgagcaggcCGTGCTATTTTTCCTTGACaccatccatcgctttggagtactgaactccattatcacggacaatggcacgtagttcaccgggaaaaagttcctccaattctgtgACGAATATCACATCCGCATCGACCGGGCCACCATAGCGCACCCCCACATGAACGGGTAGGTTGAGCacacaaacggcatggtcctatagggcctcatgCCTAGGATCTTCAATTGGTTGAACAAATTTAGTGCACGATGGGTTATagagcttcccacggtgctctggagcctaaggatgacccctagccaggccaccagctacacaccattcttcatggtctatggtttcgaggctatcctctcgaccgacctcaactatggagcattgagggtcagggcatatgatgaacagggagccaaggcatccctcaaggatgccatggatcagctaTATGAAGTgtgtgacatcgccctcctctgctcagccaagtaccagcaggcattaCGCTGGTACCATAGCCGTCGAGTGCGGAGTTGGGCCTTCACCATTggagacctagtgcttcacctcgtctagagcaacaagaactgtcataagctctctccaccatgggaggggtcGCACGTTGTCACGGAGATGCTCCAACcgggcgcctacaagctcaagaccatcaacggtgaagtcttcatcaatgcttagaacatcgagcagctacatcgcttttacccttaataaacgcacactCTCTCTTATTAGTTTCATCAACGAACTCTGTGAtatttagtgacacccgaccctagcaacgacagggggtcaggcctcactcaggggctaataagagtgtacctatccggtagacattctctatgcccggcCCTCTCTTatgttaagacccagaagcaaggtttgtggaaacaaaccctgagtataacTGGCCAGACTGCGAGACACCTACGCCCTCGATGGCTATGGCATCTTTggtcactagcatgatcagaatttTTCTCTGCACGCtgagctttttggccttagctacgGCAAGAGTCAGTGcacgtctaagagtatatccacctagcaaacatttCTCTATGTCTGACCTcgtctcacgttaagacctaggagctagggttgcggGAACAAACTCTGAGTGTAACTGGTCGAActataagaaacctatgccctagcggctatggtgcctttgctcaccaacatgatcAGAGTCCGTTAacccgcaccccaagcttcaTGGCCTCAATGAcgaaaagggtcagaatgcactaaccttttatacaaaaaggggagaaaggctaaaaagctatttggccataacgagatttaagagcttgtccatttattacaagtttgccactaggcttatctgcctaactaaattcttggatGGGATGTTCTCACACTCCATCTCTATAGGTACGTACAGTCCCAAGCGGATCATACAAGTCGACCGGATAGTTTGGCCGCTGCTGAGGGATAGGTTGGGAGCAGCAGAATGCCCTACGAGGGTTATGatgaccccatcacgaatgacaaACCTAGATTCTACTCAAACATATCTGGTAAGAACTCTCCAgacccatcactcatgccatcaaggtaagccctatgccagcgggtcacccaagtcgatcgaacaaTTCGGGCCGTTGTCGAGAGACAGGTCACCCTTACTTTAACGCACATTTATTTTGCTATCGAGCCTTTGACCCCAGCAATGACAAGGGGTcaagcctcccttgggggctgGTAGGAATGTCTATTCAGTAGACACTCTTTATGCTCGACCCCTCCTCACGTTAGAAAACTAGAGGCAAGGTATGCAgagacaaacactgagtaaaactggttagaccacaagaaacctatgccctagaaGCTATGGTGTtatttgctcactagcatgatcagagtttttgtccccgtatcccaagctttagcctccaccttccccTGAAGGATTTGGAGAGGCCCACCTATGaagtctccatcgaggagagggcaGCTGGTCGCTCGAGGCTGATCGAACAGCTTGGGTCATGACTAAGATACAGGAAAAGGGCAATGGGATACCTCATGCAGGTTACACCAACttcgtcatgaatgatggacctagaccccacacagacatatccgataagagctccctgaacccatcactcaagctgttgaggtaactttaccaacccccacttttcttttctagtgcatgaactttcattcattcatccattcattcattcatacattcattcattcattcattcattcattcattcatccattcatcatacattcatcccatacatccaagcattgcatatgcaattgctgcatgaCAATGCTTCGCATCGCgccatgaagcggtagtcgtctcattcgacttgagcggcaaccgaccgaggtttgaaggccagcccacgaggggtcaaggccacctcgcgtcaaatagaCCTAGGGAAGAAAAACTTAGCTGAGCCCTAGTAGCCTTTCCCGACCCCACTTAGAAGCGGgcagggacatctagacctttctcgttcgatcctaaccttgagccaagcccatagaatctccatcgaggagaggctagtgggccacctgagttgctCCAAAGTGACatgggcatctaccaggaggtaGGTTATGGAGCAGTGAAATGCCATGTGAGAGCTATGTTGACACCGTCAGCggatgacggacccggattccactcggacgtgcccgttagcgagcgcACCGAGTGTGGCAcatgagccatcaaggcaagtgtcgttagcttagcccctctagttgcaaaaaccaaggatggggtgacgcatgaaatgtATCCAACCCCTAATAACCCccacgaggctcgggggctcgagtcgCCCGACCTGAAATTGggagaccagggttcgaaggccagcctgcTAAGGGCCCAAGGCCACCTTGCatcgaacagagctaggggagaaaatgtagatgagccctaggAGCCTTCGCCCAACCCGCTTAGAGGTGGAcggggtcatctcgaccttctcgttcgatcctaaccttgagccacgcctgtagaatctccatcaaggagaggttaGTAGACCACCTGAGATGCTCTCCGAAGCGGCAtgggcatctgccgagaggcgagttaaggagcagtggaatgccacatgagggctatgctgaccccatcataaATGACAAACCCatattccactcgaacatgcccgttagcgagctcaccgagcatgtcactcgagccatcgaggcatgtgacgttagctcaacccctcctgtTACGGAAACCATAGACGGGGCGATGACCACAAAGATGAGTTGACCCTCaaccggacccctgctatgcgTGAGGGCTTGTGGAAAgattggactcgcaaggagaccgaatgcataGTCATAGAacaatggctcagatcctagggagggggtacgcacGAAAACAAGAAATGCTTTCTCTTGCTAATTTCactatcctctccttgatctttagtgacacccaaccccagcaacggcaagtggtcaggcctcactcgagggctgataagggtatatatacaccCTTTTTGAAACAGTCGCCGTGCttgacctcttcctcatgttaaacctaGTGGCAATTACTGCAGAAACGAACAACTGAGCAAGGCTGGTCAGACTGTGAGAGGCCTATGCCTTGGCAGCTATGgcatctttgctcactagcaagATCAGAGTTTCTATCCTATACCTctagccctatggtcttaacaaacagaagggtcaaaatgcattaaccccttttcacacataaaaaaggaaaaaaacaaattcaatcaaacGAAACGAAATGACGAGTTTGTTTTTACGATACACAAGGGTCGACACTTGTCCGCTGATTACAATAATGATCATctgacctatctaactaactggcccctctgggggagaactatgtcttctatcctGTCTGCTAggtcctatgaaaggggagccaccgccgcttccatctcctctagaTCATGGACTTCATAGCTAGGCGCAAAGCCGTGGCTCATCGCCTCCAGGTCCATGCTATCCCCGTAATGAGAATGAACAATCACGAAGGATTGATTCACCCCAgcgcgaagggcattcctcttgagctggcgcaCCAGAGCTATGATCTCAACAGCACAGGccgcgagcgagctggtcccctccgaccgcaccacctcaaggtcatcatagaccactccgagggcaaTGCTTAAGAtaccgagctcatcgctctccacCTAAAGATTCCACCTCGCTTCAGCGAGGTTCATGGCCAGCCCAGCTAAAACACTCTCGGCCTCCAGCTTATGGGACATCGCCATTccaagctcggcctagagggagccaaccttctgcTGTGCATCATCAcgctcttggtaggcctggtcCTACTCTTGGAGGGCCTGGTCACACTCCTCGTGAGCCGCGCCATGTTTTGTGTGGAGCCTCTCCAAGGTTTGGAGTAGCTCATTGCGCTCCTTGCGCAACCGGGCAACCACCGCGGCATCTAGGCTCACCCTCTTATCTAGGGctatgagcttctcctcggctccCAGCTTTAGCTCGCTCtccttctcaacctcggccaGAAGGTTGAGGATCTACTGGTGAGTCTCGGTGTCCTTTTGGAGCAGCTCGTCCCTCTCCTTCCTGACCTTGGTGGCCTCCTCATCATCCCTTTAtgacctcaccgatagggcctcgaacgccctctTGGCCTCGTTAGCATGCCGACGGTCCTCGGCCACCTATGACCAAAGATGGCTCGCCTCCATAGCAAGGGGAGTTAGCTCAGCCACCTTATGCTGGGCGCCAACAAGCTAAGCCATCACCTCCCCATGCAGTCGTGCCTCCTCGACGAGGCGGTCCTAGGTTTCCctctgctcatgaaggaaccgtGACTTTCCTCGGCCACGACCGATGAGGGACTAAAAGAAgacgatggtcagaatacaaaaatatATGGAGAAAGGAAAGGGTGAGAAGCAAGGTCAAGCAAATACCCCACCAACGGGAACGACAACGTCGGCCAAGGCACCTCGGGCATGGTCTAGGGCTTCGAGTATGGACATGACTCCCACATCGAGGctttcccgctccatgctcttggtggcatcatcgagggtgaagagcatcGACACCAGGTCCTGTGGATCTGTCCACCGGAGCAGGGGCTCACCCCATGTAGGTAGGTCACCACCCACCGACGTCAAGGCTAGAGATGACTCCCCACTAGCTCCAAGCGCCGCTGAGCCCTCTCGCCACAACGTTTCCGCCGAGACGCCCCTCCGGTGGCAAAAGGGGTCAGCGGTACAGGCGCCaacctctctcctagcaccacgACATCCAGagacccctcggccatgtcccccTCTATCCAGCCCACTCTAGACTCCGTCGCCTGGGCTGCCGATGGCGCGGGTCATGCCGGTACCTTAGGCGCCACCACGATAGCGCTCGGCTGTGACCCGCCTATCAcaaccgccgccacctccacctacattGGTGGGGTCATGATTGGCTACATCACACCCACCACGGTTGGCGCCATGAGCACGGTCGGtagtgtaacaccctcagtgttacattgTACGGTTTTGTtaaaacatcgcatgagcatcacacttatgtgcatatgtgtataacatgaattataaatcaatgttcgacacttgaaacatttatgcaaaacaagaaatcaatgttacatttcatgtcacaTAATATGGTTTAGTAGTCTAACCGAATTTTTATCAAACAAAAGTGTTATAGAACGTTTATGCGAACCTTGATAGAGTTGGTAGTACGTGCTTCATAGGCAGCAATGAAATAGGTGCGGTCGAGGACAAGGATAGCTAGCTAGTACATTCAGTAGGTCGGAATTGGGATTCGACGCGAAATCGTTCGAATCGGTGTCATTCCGCGTAAGTTTTAAAAGGGGTCGATGAAGCCgcttttggcaatttttgtagggcGATTGGCTTAGAAAGTAGCACGATGTCATGACTTCGGTTGGTAGCTTGACGTACTCTCTTGAGAATCGCACAactggtttggcgtttggagcaTCGAGTACAAGTTTTTAAgctgctttaaaatgcgtgcacatCACGTGGGTTAGctctgggcgtggtcaccacccTCGGCTTGGCCTAGCACCGCTGCTGCCTTGCCAGCACGCACTGCCACGCTGGCCGCGTTTCACTACCGTGCTGGTGCACATGCACAACCCTTGTGCTGTGTGCCAAGGCCGCCTACCACCACGCGCTAACCGTGGCCACCGCCACTACTCGGCTTGGCACTGCTGCTGGCTCGCCCAGCGCGCGTGCACTAAAGTGCCAGTCGCATCCTTACTACCACCATGATTGCACCTCACGCACGGAGTCCTAGCGCTACTGCCTCGGCTACCGACTGTCACTCGCTGACGCGCGTGGGTCACAACACCATGGCTGACGCGCTGCGTCTGGGACGCCGACCGAGCCCTACCGACCATGTCCTACCCTGCTTTGGCCGGGAGTGCACTAGGTCCCACGCTACATGCCACACATCACCACGCCGGCACTGCTTCCGTTGACTCATCATGGCGGCACATGTGTGAGGCGACCGCCTACTCCCCATCACCTCGGTGTCACTTTGTACTATGTTTCCCTTGTCTGGCGCTGCCCGCTACGACGCCATGCCGAGCCTCGTCGGCTTGCAGCCGTGGTCATGCTGACAGCCACCTAGAGCACGTCCCGCTGTCCCCTAGTGTTGTACATGCTTGTTTGTTGCGTTGACATCCACAGTCGGGCCGAGCCAAGCCATGCCAAAGCTCCCCTGCCTTCGCTGTCACCATGGCCGGCGGGACCCCCTTTCCTTCAATTCATCGTGACCGCAGCGCTATGCTCCAATTCGTCGCACCCTTAGCTTCGCTAGGTAGTTGGCCATGCCACCGTCCCCACCTTGCTGAGTGTACCGTTGCACAGAGCCACAATTTATAATTGCCGCCCTACCGGGTCCATAAGACCGGATGGACGCACACCATCGGCAGGTCAGCCATTCCGAGCACCTAGTAGCGATTCATTGCGCCATCAGCCTAGTCATACCGTCCTAAGCACCCTGCGCACCTCAGTCGTAGCTTCACAGTAGGCTAGCCATCACCGATGTGGCCATGCCATCGACGGGCGCCGTCACATCATCGGTGCGCACACGACCAACTCAGATCAGGCCTTCTCCGGCTAGACCGACACCTCATGGTTCTCCGTGGGTAGTGCCTCGAGCTCGCTAGCTATTTGGTTTACTCTGTTTTCGCTATAGCTCACGGGAACGCACCTGCCATCGTAGGTCAAGGACCACCACTAGGGAGGGAGCCCGGGATGACACCCCTGTTCGCCATATCGCTTCCAGCCGTTGTACGTTGTCGTGGAGGTAATCATCGGTCCCTTAGCTAGGCCTTGGAGACCTGGGTGACGCCGGCGTGGCCGCTCGGTGCTCGCGCCGTCGCGCCAGTGCATGCATGGTGTCGAGGGATGTCACCGCggtaaagaagaagaagggggagggcgtATCTATAAAAACATAGGGTTGAGAAATAGTGCCTTAGAGCTCGCTGTAAATACCGAGTAGATCAGGGGCGTTTTTGCATGTTTATGTCAAGCACGAGTCTCTTCCATCGTGGGCCGTTGGCCGGCTAGGCTATGCCCCCACGTGGGTCGTGCTTTGCTGGCGCGCGCGCCGCGCCGTGGTGGGCCGAACCGCGCGTGTTGGGCCACGAGCTAGGATTTGGTTTCTTAATTTCCAGTGAGTTTattaatgcttattcaatttagttttcaagctaAACTTTATGAATTTGTGGTAAATTGTGTAGTGGTCCAAatatagtgagactaattttgttaggttcataaaaatacCATCTACCTGCTAGTACAGTTGGATTGCAGTTAGGTGTGATGAGTAatgggtcataaattcaaaactagagagctaatattaggtaggttaatacttgtaggaatatttgtggataattggtgatagatatagacacaaaaattttacagtaggttcactaggatattatgtacttgctgtgaATTTTGTAGTCTTAGAACGAGTTGCtaaataaagtagctattacccttgctttatcgtatatagcgtaaatcggtGTTAGGAGTACAAATAACCGTAGTTGTTATAATAATAGTGAATGTCATACCTCAACTTATCGGTAACGATAGATAGTTTAGCaccatggtcggtagcactagcttagtaggtaAATCGATGTACTGTtattttaaaagttgttgttgTTATGTTCCTAAACATTGCATCATTATTTTATGCATGTAGATTACGAACTAGTAGACTTCGTGCTCGTcggcgagccggagtacgacggggtgatcgaggagtacgaggaggagatcctcttgTAGGAGGGAGCCTAGGAGGCTGTTGGTGCTGACGCTGCTGAcccggcgcctgcccaaggcaagccccagtgcataacccctatttttaattatcactgaatatatatatgatgtgcatttatgttacaggtattttatgaaaactacatgcataaatatatctacccatgagtcctactagtacaggtcgagtagctgctatgctcaggatattggtagtgtgagtaacctgccgttactcacaaataggtaataaaatatgatcactcatgataaaatggtgaccgggcagggacaTGGATTGGGTACTGGTAGGTGTAAGGggctgtgtcctgcggccaacagggcatgacttggttacaatttttccctgtccgtgtcaattaaggaccggtcattgcatatgactctaggcaagtcacagattattgtcccgagcgcatacttgggtatgggcacatgggaagacttgttgctctcttgtcgtggatccggctctttccagaccgactgatagGAGGcaaagatggtggaggtccttgcaccacactgagtccgggactcaggaagtgggggcttggagtccaagtttggacggggacctagacacccaggattggagagtgatgggttagtcctgcttgtgcctggggtacaagcggggcgtgtgtttttggggcacccagctgggcacattaatTCGTGAATTACTAGGAAATCtgatacggcttgtctgcggtttagcaccgtagtaagaactgaaagttgaaaggagaagaaatagaactaattgctcaactcttgcttgaaagtagaacatgtgcttatatagattggctagatgataacttaacaCGGCTAATAAGAAGAcatgaataaggactcactattagtgttgctttctgctaaagaaaaccagcaaaccataaagcttatcatattccttggagtcaggaaattattcccactagtcggataagtcttgtgagtacattgtgtactcagggtttatttatccctattgtaggtgatgcatgagaagtaccttgtgtggaggattcttctggtgggctcagacggatcctt
The sequence above is drawn from the Miscanthus floridulus cultivar M001 chromosome 15, ASM1932011v1, whole genome shotgun sequence genome and encodes:
- the LOC136507561 gene encoding uncharacterized protein → MVNSIIITKWLSKVLMDGGSGLNIMYVETLDSMGIDRSLIRPTRVPFHGIVPGKQAVPLGHIDLFITFEDLSNYRMETLTFEVVGFHGTYHAILGRPCYVKFMAVPNYTYLKPKMLSPDYELVDFVLVGEPEYDGVIEEYEEEILL